In Phacochoerus africanus isolate WHEZ1 chromosome 14, ROS_Pafr_v1, whole genome shotgun sequence, one genomic interval encodes:
- the NXPH3 gene encoding LOW QUALITY PROTEIN: neurexophilin-3 (The sequence of the model RefSeq protein was modified relative to this genomic sequence to represent the inferred CDS: deleted 1 base in 1 codon), producing MQLTRCCFVFLVQGSLYLVICGQDDGPPGSEDTEHEDRESQPRPRMPRKRGHISPKSRPVANSPLLGLLAPPGEAWGVLGQPPSRPNHSAPPSAKVKKIFGWGDFYSNIKTVALNLLVTGKIVDHGNGTFSVHFRHNATGQGNISISLVPPSKAVEFHQEQQIFIEAKASKIFNCRMEWEKVERGRRISLCTHDPAKTCSRDHAQSSATWSCSQPFKVVCVYIAFYSTDYRLVQKVCPDYNYHSDTPYYPSG from the exons GTCATCTGCGGCCAGGATGAC GGTCCCCCTGGCTCAGAGGACACTGAGCACGAAGACCGGGAGAGCCAGCCCCGGCCTCGGATGCCTCGCAAGCGAGGCCACATCTCACCAAAGTCCCGCCCCGTGGCCAACTCTCCTCTCCTAGGGCTGCTGGCTCCACCTGGGGAGGCATGGGGCGTCCTCGGGCAGCCCCCCAGTCGCCCGAACCACAGCGCGCCCCCGTCAGCCAAGGTGAAGAAAATCTTTGGCTGGGGCGACTTCTACTCCAACATCAAGACAGTGGCCCTGAACCTGCTGGTCACGGGGAAGATCGTGGACCACGGCAACGGGACCTTCAGCGTCCACTTCCGACACAATGCCACGGGCCAGGGCAACATCTCCATCAGCCTCGTGCCCCCCAGCAAAGCTGTCGAGTTCCACCAGGAGCAGCAGATCTTCATTGAAGCCAAGGCCTCCAAAATCTTCAACTGCCGGATGGAGTGGGAGAAGGTGGAACGGGGCCGCCGGATCTCCCTCTGCACCCACGACCCGGCCAAGACCTGCTCCCGAGACCACGCTCAGAGCTCTGCCACCTGGAGCTGCTCGCAGCCCTTCAAAGTCGTCTGCGTCTACATCGCCTTCTACAGCACGGACTACAGGCTGGTCCAGAAGGTGTGCCCGGATTACAACTACCACAGCGATACTCCCTACTACCCCTCCGGGTGA